TCAAGAATTCGCTGCCTGGTTCGGAGTGGGTTTTATCTTACTCTTTGGAGTTTCCATTCTATTCCAAAAAGACTGGACCCAGAATCGATTTTTCTCCAAAACTTTTTCTAAAGTAGGATCCAAACTTTTAAAAATGAGGGAAAACAAAAGCCCAAGCAACAGATTGGGAATTGGATTTGTTTTCGGCATGTTAACCGGGTTTTTACCATGCGGAATCTTATATCCCGCATTCGTGATGGCATTTGCAACCGGCTCACCTGCATTCGGCGCATTAAGTATGTTCTTCTTTTTTTTAGGGACCTTCCCCTTACTTTTCGGATTCGGCTTAGGATTCAGAATAATCTTGCTAAAGTTCGGAAAAGATAAACTCAAACTCGCAGGTTTTACGATCATTCTTCTTTCAATCTCTCTAATGTTATTCAGAATGAATCATACTCATCAACATTCCGAAACGGGAGAAACAATGAAAGAAGGTAGTCATCATCAACACCACCATTAACTTTTAAAATTCGGAGAAGTCTCTGGATCTTTTTTCTGGGAAGCGGTACCATCTTTGTATGGCTTCTGAAACTAAAAACCACTTAGTATTGTCCTCAAAATGACTGGGAGATCCAGGCACAAAATATACTTTCTTAATAAAGGTTTCTATCTTAGAAAGAACAGAACGATTCACTATCCTTCCGGCAAAATCGAGTTCACCTAAAATATTCAGCACGGAAGCATTTAAGAACTTACCGTCATATTCCTGAAGACCATTCCCAATCAATATCAGGCTTTCTACAGTAGAGTCAGAACTTCCTGCAGCCCGGAACATTCTACCCGCAATGGAAGAAGAACCTATATAAGAAATTTTTAAAGAATTGGCGCCTTCTATATTTTTAATCTGTTTTGTGATTTCGGAAAGACGATCCGATAAAAGATTGATATCGGATCGATTGGCGTGTATTTCTTTTTCTTCTTGGGTCAATAAACCTTTTAGAAAAAGAGTAGCAACTCCCCTTTCATTAAGAAAATTCCTCATTTTAGAAAATCGATCCGCAAATTTGTCTTCTTTCTCATCCAGAACCAGGACAGCCAAAAAGACCGCCTGGCTCGGGATAAAAAGTTCTGCTTTCAAGCGAACCCGATTTACTTGGAAATCGAGAGTATTTTGAAGATCATACCTGACCATTTTATAAAACTTTAATTTTCAATTATAAAAATGATCGTACGTTTAATCTAATAAACGAAGAAGTGCCTCTTTATTCTTGATTACTATTTTTCTTTTATCTATTTCCACCCAACCTCTACTTTTAAAATCTGCTAAGGCGCGAACTAATGTCTCCGTAGTCACACCTATCATAGATGCCATGATTTCACGAGTAAAAGGAAGATCTTCTTCCGAGTCCTGGGATTCCGATAATTGTAACAAAAATTCCGAAAGTTTTGCATGAACCTGACGAGTTCCCAAAGAGTAGATCTTATTTTCAGATTCCACCGCTTCTATCGTAACTTGCCTGAACACTGAATTTTGAAATTCGGAATCAGAGTTTAAAAGTCTGCGAAGTTCTTCTTCTTCCACAAATAAAACTGTGGATTCGACAAGTGCAACCGCATGATGCAGATAATTTCCACCTATGGCAGCATCTCTAATCC
This genomic window from Leptospira neocaledonica contains:
- a CDS encoding sulfite exporter TauE/SafE family protein; this encodes MELISAILFGSFLNGLTGSFHCLGMCGPLAGSLNLSLSPTDKKESPVLLQILYNLGRLVSYSSIGLGFGFLGKITNQSFSLLLPAQEFAAWFGVGFILLFGVSILFQKDWTQNRFFSKTFSKVGSKLLKMRENKSPSNRLGIGFVFGMLTGFLPCGILYPAFVMAFATGSPAFGALSMFFFFLGTFPLLFGFGLGFRIILLKFGKDKLKLAGFTIILLSISLMLFRMNHTHQHSETGETMKEGSHHQHHH
- a CDS encoding dienelactone hydrolase; the encoded protein is MKAELFIPSQAVFLAVLVLDEKEDKFADRFSKMRNFLNERGVATLFLKGLLTQEEKEIHANRSDINLLSDRLSEITKQIKNIEGANSLKISYIGSSSIAGRMFRAAGSSDSTVESLILIGNGLQEYDGKFLNASVLNILGELDFAGRIVNRSVLSKIETFIKKVYFVPGSPSHFEDNTKWFLVSEAIQRWYRFPEKRSRDFSEF
- a CDS encoding Crp/Fnr family transcriptional regulator, whose product is MTSAVKIATETNRVLPREIFPNENLLHHHEVNFTRKKISKNEILFSQGEQANGFYIVETGSIRSYRTSGSGEKQHTFRIYHPGNWVGIRDAAIGGNYLHHAVALVESTVLFVEEEELRRLLNSDSEFQNSVFRQVTIEAVESENKIYSLGTRQVHAKLSEFLLQLSESQDSEEDLPFTREIMASMIGVTTETLVRALADFKSRGWVEIDKRKIVIKNKEALLRLLD